In Rutidosis leptorrhynchoides isolate AG116_Rl617_1_P2 chromosome 2, CSIRO_AGI_Rlap_v1, whole genome shotgun sequence, one genomic interval encodes:
- the LOC139893945 gene encoding allene oxide synthase: MSTSSLTFPSFNHHLNLDRPKTNHRRPATAIRLTTVNKHSIPPLSATSADVAPNATGSSTTNLPLRPIPGSYGIPFYQPLKDRFEYFYGTGGRDEFFKSRIQKFQSTVFRTNMPPGPFISNNPNVVVLLDAKSFPTLFDITKVEKKDLFTGTYMPSTDLTGGYRVLSYLDPSEPKHGPLKNLIFFMLKESRNRILPEFETTYTELFDELESELSQKGKAFFNDLGEMAAFRFLGRAYLNANPEETQLEKNGPKLISSWVLFNLGPLLRLGLPWFVEEPLLHTFRLPANLIKKNYQKLYNFFESFSTELVEKAESLGLTKEEAIHNILFTICFNTFGGIKILFPNTLKWIGRAGTNLHTELASEIRTAIRTHGNGKVTMSAMENMPLMKSVVYESLRIEPPVALQYGKAKKDLTIESHDAVFKVKEGEMLFGYQPFATKDPKVFDRPEEFVPDRFIGEEGEKLLKYVTWSNGPETESPTVGNKQCAGKDFVVLITRLFVVELFRRYDSFDIEVGSSPLGAKVTLTSLKRARG; the protein is encoded by the coding sequence ATGTCCACGTCATCACTAACTTTCCCTTCTTTCAACCACCACCTAAACCTTGATCGACCCAAAACCAACCACCGCCGTCCTGCCACCGCCATCCGCCTCACCACCGTCAACAAACACTCCATCCCACCACTCTCCGCCACCTCCGCCGACGTAGCTCCTAACGCCACCGGCAGCTCCACCACCAACCTCCCTCTCCGACCAATCCCCGGATCATACGGCATTCCGTTTTATCAGCCATTAAAAGACCGTTTCGAATATTTTTACGGCACCGGCGGACGTGATGAATTCTTTAAATCCCGTATTCAAAAATTCCAGTCAACGGTGTTCCGTACAAACATGCCACCTGGACCATTCATTTCCAACAACCCAAACGTCGTCGTTTTACTTGATGCTAAAAGCTTCCCAACACTATTTGATATCactaaagttgaaaagaaagattTGTTCACCGGAACTTATATGCCGTCAACTGACCTCACCGGCGGCTACCGTGTTCTTTCCTATCTTGATCCATCCGAACCCAAACACGGCCCCCTTAAAAATCTAATCTTTTTCATGCTTAAAGAATCAAGAAACCGAATCTTGCCCGAATTCGAAACAACTTACACCGAACTCTTCGACGAACTCGAATCCGAATTATCCCAAAAAGGTAAAGCCTTTTTCAACGATTTGGGTGAAATGGCAGCTTTTCGGTTTCTTGGGCGGGCGTATTTAAACGCCAACCCAGAAGAAACCCAATTAGAAAAAAACGGTCCGAAGTTAATCAGCTCATGGGTGCTATTTAACCTCGGGCCGTTACTCCGTCTCGGGCTTCCTTGGTTTGTGGAAGAACCACTTCTCCACACATTCAGGCTGCCAGCAAATTTAATTAAAAAGAATTACcaaaaattatataattttttcGAATCTTTTTCGACCGAATTAGTCGAAAAAGCCGAATCACTAGGGTTAACAAAAGAAGAAGCGATCCACAACATTTTATTCACAATTTGTTTCAACACATTTGGCGGGATCAAGATCTTATTTCCAAACACACTAAAATGGATCGGGCGAGCGGGTACTAATTTACACACCGAATTAGCATCCGAAATCCGTACAGCGATCAGAACACACGGTAACGGAAAAGTAACGATGTCAGCAATGGAAAACATGCCGTTAATGAAATCAGTTGTATACGAATCATTACGAATTGAACCACCGGTTGCATTACAGTACGGAAAAGCTAAAAAGGATCTAACAATTGAGTCACACGACGCCGTATTTAAAGTGAAAGAAGGTGAAATGTTATTTGGGTATCAACCGTTTGCAACGAAAGATCCGAAAGTGTTTGACCGACCCGAAGAGTTTGTACCGGATAGGTTTATTGGGGAAGAAGGTGAGAAGTTGTTGAAGTATGTGACGTGGAGTAATGGGCCGGAAACAGAGAGTCCGACAGTCGGGAATAAACAGTGTGCCGGAAAAGATTTTGTTGTTTTGATAACGAGGTTGTTTGTTGTTGAATTATTTAGGAGGTATGATTCTTTTGATATTGAAGTTGGTAGTTCGCCGTTAGGTGCTAAAGTTACGTTAACGTCACTTAAGAGAGCTCGTGGTTGA
- the LOC139890272 gene encoding VAN3-binding protein-like: MEIGDSIRRSDLYPIETDSSSEKSYIPQPETPMEPMEFLSRSLHVFSTHEPPMSQQQHPQQQAQVVMNVSHVHGVVGSIGKWFHHHHHHHHHSYEKKDKIRAEKAHIHAAVCVAELAASLASIASAEAGRLEDSRMNSAVASATQILATHCAELAESAGADHNLLVSVVQSATDVQTPSDLVTLTAAAATALRGEAALKARFTKESKKNASVLPYDHRGMGDHIHSEMTTRCSEHQCTEEMLQQIYNGGLHWKQVSVYINHRSQVVIKIKSSHVGGAFFTKHKGVVYGVSSELKDSWAFCTETENEDDTFFGVETAKGHLEFKCKSMMHKQKWVDAIRHLLQITSCDTTNISHLPMNIWQH, from the exons ATGGAAATCGGTGATAGTATTCGGAGAAGTGATTTATACCCAATTGAGACTGATAGTAGTTCCGAAAAAAGTTACATTCCGCAGCCTGAAACGCCAATGGAGCCGATGGAATTTTTGTCCAGATCATTACATGTGTTTTCAACACACGAACCGCCTATGAGTCAGCAGCAGCATCCGCAACAACAGGCGCAGGTTGTTATGAACGTATCACACGTTCATGGTGTGGTTGGGTCAATAGGGAAATGgtttcatcaccatcaccatcatcatcatcatagttaTGAAAAGAAAGATAAAATTAGGGCAGAGAAAGCGCATATACATGCTGCCGTGTGCGTGGCGGAGTTAGCCGCATCGTTGGCTTCAATTGCTTCTGCTGAAGCCGGTCGGTTGGAAGATTCTAGAATGAATAGTGCGGTTGCATCAGCTACTCAAATATTAGCAACTCATTGTGCTGAGTTGGCTGAATCTGCTGGAGCTGATCATAATCTTCTTGTTTCCGTTGTCCAATCAGCTACCGACGTTCAAACTCCTAGCGATCTTGTGACTCTCACCGCTGCAGCTGCAACAG caTTGCGAGGTGAAGCAGCACTAAAAGCTAGATTTACAAAAGAATCGAAAAAGAATGCGAGTGTACTTCCATATGATCATAGGGGAATGGGGGATCATATTCATAGTGAAATGACAACACGCTGCAGTGAGCATCAGTGCACTGAAGAGATGCTGCAACAGATATACAACG GAGGGTTACATTGGAAGCAAGTATCTGTCTACATAAACCACAGATCCCAG GTTGTTATAAAGATCAAGAGCTCTCATGTTGGAGGTGCCTTTTTCacaaagcataaag GTGTTGTGTACGGTGTCAGCAGCGAGTTGAAAGATTCTTGGGCATTCTGTACAGAAACGGAAAACGAAGATGATACCTTTTTTGGGGTTGAAACAGCAAAGGGTCATCTAGAGTTCAAGTGCAAGAGTATGATGCACAAAcagaaatgggttgatgctattcGACATCTGCTGCAAATAACCAGCTGTGATACTACAAATATTTCACATTTGCCTATGAATATTTGGCAACACTGA